acctttttcctttctttttatttaaatccAGCTGTCAACAATGCTTCATAGGCATTACTATAAACTGTAGATTTTGATCATTAACTAAAAACGAATTCAAAGAGTCATCGCAGCCACTTCCCATTACTCTCAGTTTCCTCCTTTGTCTAATAAATGGAtttaacttctttttccttttattgtttgGTCATCAGATTAAAACTTGACATGAATGTGGGGTCATATGGAATATTCTTAACAAAACCgttcctttgttttttccaaGTGCAACGGAGTTGACagtttttttcacttttcccaTCGTATAGATCATGTGGCACCATTACATTACTAAAATTTCCTTTTGtcaactaaaaaattaaagtagGCAGGAAAATACATTTGCAAGAGGCACATCTATATCAAATTTTTGTGTGGGAACGACATACCCTATATGTCACCAAAGTTGCACTCATTTGATCGTATGATAATTCTCATGCCCATAATTAGGCAACATGGAGATCTCTTCCTCTAGCAGCTttattttctaagaaattaCTCAGCTACTATAAAATTCCTCTCCTCTTATGCAATTATTGACTGCTTGATCAGCGACATTGCTTTAAGGTTCAAAGTTATCATAATCTCTAATTAGGGTAACATTTAGGAATTTATTTAAGActcaaaactaataaataaaaaaatacttatACTTAAGTAATTTGTATATAGATGTGCAAGATGGATCTTGATAAGAAGCAGAAAGGTAGATTTCAGCAAAAGTACTTATTCCTCCCTTCCAAAATCTTTCCTATACTAATAGATGAAAATTGAAACTCCgctttttcaaatatatatatactcagAAAAATTAATGCAAAATAATTCCATGCAACTAAGGGGAAGCACACTAGGCAAGCCCTTCAACACGAAcatttttgtctcataaaaaatccaatcagttattcttttgggaaaagaaaatgaacgaAAGATGCTATAAATTCAATTACTTCTCCAGCATCCATGGGTTCACAAGATATTCAAATATACTGGCACAAAAAAGAACCTATTTGTTTACTGGTTCATCCATTCAATAACAAATCTTGGCAGTAACTTAATCAGTTGAAGAGGATGAAAGCTTATTTCTTCACATCCATGATTTCAACACTGGAATGCCTACTTGAAGCCAGTCAACCAAGTTCAATTCGACATAACATGCTAATTATTGAAATCTGAAACTGACTAGAACCAATacagaatatgaaaaaaataacaaagaaaagtaCCTGGATTgccaacagcagcagcagcacgaGCTCTCTTCTCTGCATTAGCAATCTCTGCTCGAAGCTTCTCCAACTCACGGGCCATGGAAATCAAGTTCTGCTCCATCACCTGACCATGCTCATAATTATCGGCacttcctttcttttcataCTCGATAGCAGCTCTGGACACCAAAAGAACATGAGCAAAATCAAACTTCCACACTGGAATGCAGCCCTTCAAGAGGGTAATAGATGCATGACCATATATCCATACCTAGCGCGCTGTACTTCCTGCTTCATGGTCTCAATCTCTGCCCGCAATGCTGGCACCTGCTGTAGGTCAGCCGTCATCCTACCCAAATCTTGAGTCATTGCCTGCACCTGCCCAGTAAGCTCTTGTCTTACACCCGTAAGCTCCTTAATATCTGCATTGACCTGACCAAGCTCACCCCTCATAGCATCCACCGCACGCAGATCCACTTCCAGCCTCACTGATTTGTCATACAATTCCCTCATCCGAACATCCTTCTCCGCTCGTAAGGAATCCGAGATCTGCAGCATCTTTTGCAACTCGTACTGGGCAGCTTCCAGTTCCTGCTTAAGAGCAACATGTGTTGCGGCTAACCTCTGATTATCAACCAAAAGCCCTTGAATGTCTTCATGTTGAGCAGCGAGACGCTCCTCGATAATGGCAGGGTGAGGAGGGCGCCTCCCCGGGCCCATGCCCAGTTGGGATTCGCGCAATTCCTCCAGCAAAGCTGGATGTGGCATTGCTCCCAGGCCTCTACCAAACGGAGGCTCACGGATGGAAGGAGGACGCCCTGCATGAGGGGGCACACCTTTCAGCGGAAGAGGCGGACCACGATTTCTTCCCGACATTCTCCGTCTCTCTCAAAGCTTTCTGACTGCACAACAAAAGCAACAACACCCAAGAAGAGATGAACACGGCCCTTCTAATCGGACCAACCCAAATTCGCCAGCAACTTCAATCGGAGAACAGAGAAAGCGAGAGCGGACGTCAATATCAACATCGAGCATGCAAGAAACCATTGCCACCCACTCATCCCGAACATCAAGATCAAAACTTGAGATAATGGGTGTAATCCGGTTCATCAACGAAACTCGCCTAAGCGACAAACGTGTACTCCactggcaaaaaagaaaaaaaaaaatcgcgaCGAAAGGCAGGCACGGGAAAGATTGAGTACTGACGGAGGGCGGTTAACTTGGGGATCAAAAGCAGGCGCAATTATCTACTGCTTTTCACCGACCGGACCGAAACGCGACCGGAAATTCGATTCAACGAGGACCGACCGCGATTGAATGCAGCGATGATTATACCTAAAGAGACTGTAGAGATCATAAGCGAGCGGAGATCAAAGCACCTTTTTCGAGAGCTGCGGCAGCGATCGGGAGAGTCCGGATGAGCGACTGGCCGTCTGCTTTGAATTGATTCTTTGTGAgcgagagacagagagagaggaactGCAGCTTCGCTTGTGAAGGGAGTTTTGTAAAACCCAGCATTTGTCgggtgtttttcttttaaagtctTTACCTTTTTCTCCTCACGGGAAAAAAATCccgcaaaataaaaataaaataaaaactttttccCGCTAGTAAGTAAACTTTTTTGTTTGCCgaccaaaaaaatctttttttttttatttctaaggacacatttggtaacgattatgttCTCGATAGTAAATTCTGatcagaaatattttttttttattatgttcccgaGAACTGATTCTATGTATTTTAAGTTCGTTTGGgagcgcatgacaaccattctgttccaaaaataatttctggaatagaaatagattttttatttctatttctaaaagagtttctaagcaaaaataaccatttgataatgacataaaatttttactctaaaaatataaattcgtttgataacgacacaaaatttcttcctttcggacgacggtggcggcggcgcgCGCCGGCGGCGACA
The window above is part of the Eucalyptus grandis isolate ANBG69807.140 chromosome 6, ASM1654582v1, whole genome shotgun sequence genome. Proteins encoded here:
- the LOC104450063 gene encoding protein FLX-like 1, with amino-acid sequence MSGRNRGPPLPLKGVPPHAGRPPSIREPPFGRGLGAMPHPALLEELRESQLGMGPGRRPPHPAIIEERLAAQHEDIQGLLVDNQRLAATHVALKQELEAAQYELQKMLQISDSLRAEKDVRMRELYDKSVRLEVDLRAVDAMRGELGQVNADIKELTGVRQELTGQVQAMTQDLGRMTADLQQVPALRAEIETMKQEVQRARAAIEYEKKGSADNYEHGQVMEQNLISMARELEKLRAEIANAEKRARAAAAVGNPGYNTAYSNPEVSYAGNPYPAGYGMNPVPAGLEGYPQYGHMPAAWGAYAPPGHR